The region GCCTCGAGAATCTCCTCACGCTGCCCGCGGAGCTGTTCCGTCATATTGTTGAATGTCTGGCTCAGATGGGACAAGTCACCTGCGGTTCCATCATCATCCACACGCGCTGTCAGATCACCACGGGATACCTTGTCAGACGCAGAAATAAGGCGGCGCACCGGAGAAACCAGTCCGTTGGCAAAACCAATACCAAGCCAGATTGCCATCATCAGAACAATCAGGGCAATACCGGAATAGAGGATGGCAAAGGCAATTTGAACCCCGTAGCGATTGGCCTCAAGCCTATGATATTCCAGTGCATTTTCTTCCGTTAAGCGGAGATAACGCACCACCTTCGGATCAAGCGCCCGCGCCACATAGACATAACCATTGTCAAAACTGGTAAGCTTCATGATACCGCCAACCAGATTGGCCTGTCCGGGCGCGATCAGAATAGCAGACCCGCCTTCAGCATCCGCCAGGGCACTATCAGGTGGAGAGGGTATATTGTTTGAAGACTGCGAAAATGACTCCGCCACCACACTGCCATCCCGACGGACAATACGGATAGTCGGCAGGCCTCGAACGCTGGCCTGCACATTCAGCAGGCGCTGATAACGGTCAGGTTGCCGAAGATAAAGCGAGTAAGCCCGGTCCAGATCACGGGATATGGCAATCAGATCGGCACGCAAGGTCTTTGCATGTTCCTGAACATAGGCCGATGCCACTGTGCGGGACGTCGCAATAATCGACTTTGTCCGCTTGGAGAACCACTGATCAAGCCCTCCACTCAGCGTCAGCGTCGCAAGAACAGCAACAATGATGGCCGGTAATGCAGCCGCAATCGAAAACAGCGACACAATACGGATATGGAGCTGGGCACCCGCAGCCCGATGTTTACGCGCCCGCCATAATCCCAGAATCTCAAGAAGGATTGTCGAAGACAAGATCGCTAACAGAATGCCGTTCACTACAATCGCCGCGAAATTGACCTGTTCTGTCGGCTCAATCGGCGTCAATCCCATGAGGATGACAAACGAGACAATTACCGAAAAAAGCAATAACAGGATCGTGGCAAAACCGATAACACGTGCCCCACGCGCATAGTTCTGACGCGGGATGAAACGCGGAAGGTTGATACGATGTCCAGCGAGTTCGATCATTCAGGCTTCTGACATTGAGTGGAAACGAGTCACTGACCACACTGTGCCGTGACAGGTGCAGCCTTTCAACAACAATGTGGCAAAAATGCTACGCCTGTCAGTTCAACCTGTTGATCGCACGTGTCTCTATGTGCGCATCACCGGAATAT is a window of Coralliovum pocilloporae DNA encoding:
- a CDS encoding sensor histidine kinase NtrY-like, with the translated sequence MIELAGHRINLPRFIPRQNYARGARVIGFATILLLLFSVIVSFVILMGLTPIEPTEQVNFAAIVVNGILLAILSSTILLEILGLWRARKHRAAGAQLHIRIVSLFSIAAALPAIIVAVLATLTLSGGLDQWFSKRTKSIIATSRTVASAYVQEHAKTLRADLIAISRDLDRAYSLYLRQPDRYQRLLNVQASVRGLPTIRIVRRDGSVVAESFSQSSNNIPSPPDSALADAEGGSAILIAPGQANLVGGIMKLTSFDNGYVYVARALDPKVVRYLRLTEENALEYHRLEANRYGVQIAFAILYSGIALIVLMMAIWLGIGFANGLVSPVRRLISASDKVSRGDLTARVDDDGTAGDLSHLSQTFNNMTEQLRGQREEILEASSQIDQRRRFTEAVLSGLSAGVIGLDPEARITLVNRIAEDLLSVSEQEILGQSIDSIVPELSELVASALTDRYRMVQGQFVLSSGGTERTVAVRITSELSDQSEHGYVLTIDDISDLVTAQRSSAWADVARRIAHEIKNPLTPIQLSAERLKRRYGRKLTEDREIFDQCTDTIIRQVGDIGRMVDEFSSFARMPKPTITRQDLSDVVRQSVFLMDVGTPDIKIAAHMPDETVLADFDPRLMSQTLTNLLKNASEAVLAVPSDERGQGRIDVTLDTGDADTIRIDIIDNGIGLPQENRHRLLEPYMTTREKGTGLGLAIVAKILDEHGGSIELLDAPAVADGGRGALVRLTLPKQMTVPDDGNGEGVETSSDGD